The Gemmatimonadota bacterium genome has a segment encoding these proteins:
- a CDS encoding phenylalanine--tRNA ligase subunit beta: MKISRRWLEAFLRQPLDAKDVAARLGMLGAPVDAIEPIGADLTPFVVALVTDVRPHPNADKLRVTTVDDGSGTIFQVVCGAPNVTAGKKYPFARLGTVMPGGMLIEKRKLRGEASEGMLCSARELGLGQDHDGLMTLDTDAAPGTRLLEILHDSGDDRLDVDVTPNRPDLLGHKGVARELAASYGVPYRLPEVPGEVELDLPVPGRYTDQVQVGGVKLAIADHGCGRFFAAVIRGVKVGPSPAWLQQRLEGAGVRSINNVVDVTNYVMLELNQPMHAYDAATLRGPALIVRGAREGESLVTLDGVTRTVAAGSLMIADAERAIGIAGVMGGQDTEVTDATTDIFLECAWFEPSRVRAARRAANLSTDASQRFERGTDRWGAVDAFRRAIRLLVTVAGGTLDGPTVDVFPVPSHPPRIFLRPARVAQVLGVELAWSTIEKQLVKMGATVVAKPEDGRMAVDVPGWRPDVTTEIDLIEEVARLYGYDQLPTDLRGFRPGTRQDDAAWGMAARIRRGLAASGFSEVMTLPMVASGGPDAVRLLNPLSAEQGMLRDALLPALVQQVEANWALQTGDVRLFEVGTVFAKAAAGDRPAEAMHAAFVLTGARHPMHWTDGGKAPQWDRWDARARFEQLVALAHPAAGVQVDEGRWVARAPDGTVVGHCGPLVADAPPWAAPLFGGEVTVAQAVPSATPFIPVPAFPAATRDLALLVPDACAVDAVTTLLLQRGQRHALTSVAVVDEYRGKNLPDGRRSVAVRLVFRAADRTLTDADVEQAMGRLRTSLERELDVTVRTS; the protein is encoded by the coding sequence ATGAAGATCTCGCGCCGCTGGCTGGAGGCGTTCCTCCGCCAGCCCCTCGATGCCAAGGACGTCGCGGCCCGCCTCGGGATGCTCGGTGCACCCGTCGACGCGATCGAGCCGATCGGTGCCGACCTGACGCCGTTCGTCGTGGCACTCGTCACCGACGTGCGCCCGCACCCGAACGCCGACAAGCTCCGCGTCACGACGGTCGATGATGGCAGCGGGACGATCTTCCAGGTCGTCTGCGGTGCACCGAACGTGACGGCCGGGAAGAAGTACCCGTTCGCGCGTCTCGGCACCGTGATGCCTGGTGGCATGCTGATCGAGAAGCGGAAGCTGCGCGGCGAGGCCTCCGAGGGGATGCTCTGCTCGGCGCGCGAACTCGGCCTCGGCCAGGATCACGACGGCCTGATGACGCTCGACACCGACGCGGCCCCGGGGACGCGCCTGCTCGAGATCCTGCACGACAGCGGTGATGATCGCCTCGACGTCGATGTGACGCCGAACCGCCCCGACCTCCTCGGCCACAAAGGCGTTGCGCGCGAGCTCGCGGCGTCGTACGGCGTGCCCTATCGGTTGCCCGAGGTCCCTGGCGAAGTGGAGCTCGATCTTCCCGTGCCGGGCCGCTATACGGACCAGGTGCAGGTGGGCGGCGTGAAGCTCGCGATTGCGGACCACGGCTGCGGCCGCTTCTTCGCCGCGGTGATTCGTGGCGTGAAGGTCGGGCCATCGCCGGCGTGGCTGCAGCAGCGGCTCGAAGGCGCTGGCGTCCGTTCCATCAACAACGTCGTCGACGTCACCAACTACGTCATGCTCGAGCTCAACCAGCCGATGCACGCCTACGATGCCGCCACGTTGCGCGGCCCCGCGCTGATCGTGCGCGGTGCGCGTGAGGGCGAGTCGCTGGTCACCCTCGATGGCGTCACCCGCACGGTGGCCGCCGGCTCGCTGATGATCGCCGATGCGGAGCGGGCGATCGGCATCGCCGGCGTGATGGGTGGCCAGGACACCGAAGTCACCGATGCCACCACCGACATCTTCCTCGAGTGCGCCTGGTTCGAGCCGTCACGCGTGCGCGCGGCGCGGCGTGCGGCCAACCTCTCGACCGATGCCTCGCAGCGCTTCGAGCGCGGCACGGATCGTTGGGGCGCCGTCGACGCCTTCCGCCGCGCCATCCGGTTGTTGGTGACGGTCGCGGGCGGCACGCTCGACGGTCCCACCGTCGACGTCTTCCCGGTGCCGTCGCATCCGCCGCGGATCTTCCTCCGTCCGGCGCGCGTGGCGCAGGTCCTCGGTGTCGAGCTCGCATGGAGCACGATCGAGAAGCAGCTGGTGAAGATGGGTGCGACCGTCGTGGCGAAGCCGGAGGACGGCCGCATGGCGGTCGACGTCCCTGGCTGGCGTCCCGACGTGACCACCGAGATCGACCTGATCGAGGAAGTGGCACGCCTCTATGGCTACGACCAATTGCCGACCGACCTGCGCGGCTTCCGCCCCGGCACCCGCCAGGACGATGCGGCGTGGGGCATGGCGGCGCGGATCCGCCGGGGGCTCGCCGCGAGCGGCTTCTCCGAGGTCATGACCCTGCCGATGGTGGCCAGTGGCGGGCCAGACGCGGTACGGCTCCTGAACCCGCTCTCGGCGGAGCAGGGGATGCTGCGCGATGCCCTCCTCCCGGCGCTGGTCCAGCAGGTCGAGGCCAACTGGGCCCTCCAGACCGGCGATGTCCGCCTCTTCGAGGTGGGGACCGTCTTTGCGAAGGCGGCGGCGGGCGACCGGCCGGCCGAGGCGATGCATGCGGCGTTCGTGCTGACCGGAGCGCGACATCCGATGCACTGGACCGACGGGGGAAAGGCGCCCCAGTGGGACCGGTGGGATGCCCGAGCCCGTTTCGAGCAATTGGTGGCTCTGGCGCATCCGGCGGCTGGGGTCCAAGTTGATGAGGGGCGGTGGGTTGCCCGGGCGCCGGACGGTACCGTGGTCGGCCACTGCGGACCGCTCGTTGCCGATGCGCCGCCATGGGCCGCGCCGCTCTTCGGGGGGGAGGTCACGGTGGCGCAGGCCGTGCCATCGGCCACCCCGTTCATCCCGGTCCCGGCCTTTCCGGCGGCCACCCGCGACTTGGCCCTGCTGGTCCCGGACGCCTGCGCCGTCGACGCGGTTACCACCCTCCTGTTGCAGCGGGGGCAGCGCCACGCGCTCACCTCGGTGGCGGTGGTGGACGAGTACCGAGGCAAGAATCTTCCGGACGGTCGGCGCAGCGTGGCGGTGCGGTTGGTCTTCCGCGCCGCGGATCGCACCCTGACTGATGCCGATGTGGAGCAGGCAATGGGTCGCCTGCGGACTTCCCTGGAGCGCGAGCTTGACGTCACCGTACGTACGTCCTGA
- the xseB gene encoding exodeoxyribonuclease VII small subunit — protein sequence MSDAPTLGQDLARLEEIVRKLEDDDLALEAALQLFEEGVTRLKTAQSRLAVAEARVMQVLQDTEQAGGLRLEPLDG from the coding sequence ATGAGCGACGCTCCGACCCTGGGTCAGGACCTGGCCCGCCTCGAAGAGATTGTCCGCAAGCTCGAAGACGACGATCTCGCCCTCGAGGCCGCACTGCAGCTCTTCGAGGAGGGCGTGACGCGGCTCAAGACCGCCCAGTCGCGACTTGCCGTGGCCGAAGCGCGTGTGATGCAGGTGCTCCAGGATACGGAACAGGCCGGTGGCCTGCGGCTCGAACCGCTGGATGGCTGA
- the rny gene encoding ribonuclease Y, with product MMDTTLMIAVAGGLVVGVPIGMFLWNMVLARSARSLRALGERARQDAAELVAAAERDAGVTRERQVVAAREEAVAIKEEAAREAARRRDEVDKAERRLADREAQVAERQDRLRTEEKAVEQRRGEFAAREQGLMARQAELSLLHGELQQRLERVAGLSAEAAAREVRQQVEDEARTQAAAAGREIRERAKREADKDARRILAITTQRLAAEHTAESTVSAVALPNDEMKGRIIGREGRNIRAFELATGVDVIIDDTPDTVVISCFDPVRREIARRALDALVVDGRIHPGRIEEVVVKAKTELDAQLVEMGERAAHDVGVHGLHPELIRLIGRMRYRSSYGQNLYEHSKEVAWLAGMMAAELKLDVALARRGGLLHDIGKVLTHEHEGTHVQLGVEVCRRHGESAAVLNCIEAHHDDVPHDSSESVLVQASDSVSGSRPGARREAFETYVKRLTKLEEIAGGYPGVEKTTVIQAGREVRVIVQPEKIDDAAAQLLSETIARRIEQELQYPGQIRVTVIRETRATDVAK from the coding sequence ATGATGGATACGACGCTGATGATCGCCGTGGCCGGCGGTCTGGTGGTGGGCGTTCCGATCGGGATGTTCCTCTGGAACATGGTGCTCGCGCGCAGTGCCCGCTCGTTGCGGGCGCTGGGCGAGCGAGCCCGACAGGACGCCGCCGAACTGGTGGCGGCCGCCGAGCGCGACGCCGGGGTGACGCGGGAGCGCCAGGTGGTGGCCGCTCGTGAGGAAGCGGTCGCCATCAAGGAAGAGGCGGCGCGCGAGGCGGCCCGGCGACGCGACGAGGTCGACAAGGCGGAGCGTCGACTCGCCGATCGCGAAGCCCAGGTCGCGGAGCGGCAGGATCGGCTGCGTACCGAGGAGAAGGCGGTCGAACAGCGTCGCGGGGAGTTCGCGGCCCGCGAACAGGGGCTGATGGCCCGGCAAGCCGAGTTGTCGCTCCTGCACGGCGAACTGCAGCAGCGACTCGAACGTGTCGCCGGGCTCAGCGCCGAGGCGGCCGCCCGCGAGGTCCGGCAACAGGTCGAGGACGAGGCACGCACCCAGGCCGCCGCCGCCGGTCGCGAGATCCGGGAGCGCGCCAAGCGCGAGGCCGACAAGGATGCCCGGCGCATTCTCGCGATCACCACCCAGCGACTCGCCGCCGAACACACCGCCGAGTCGACCGTGTCGGCGGTCGCCCTCCCCAACGACGAGATGAAGGGCCGGATCATCGGGCGCGAGGGGCGGAACATCCGCGCCTTCGAGCTTGCCACCGGCGTTGATGTCATCATCGACGACACCCCCGACACCGTGGTGATCTCCTGCTTCGATCCGGTGCGCCGCGAGATCGCGCGGCGCGCCCTCGACGCGCTCGTCGTTGACGGCCGGATCCATCCGGGACGGATCGAGGAAGTGGTCGTCAAGGCGAAGACGGAACTCGACGCGCAGCTGGTCGAGATGGGCGAGCGCGCGGCGCACGACGTCGGCGTGCATGGACTGCATCCCGAGTTGATCCGCCTCATCGGTCGGATGCGCTACCGCAGCTCCTATGGCCAGAATCTCTACGAGCACTCCAAGGAAGTGGCCTGGCTCGCGGGGATGATGGCCGCCGAGCTCAAGCTCGACGTCGCCCTCGCGCGCCGTGGCGGCCTGCTCCACGACATCGGCAAGGTCCTGACCCACGAGCACGAGGGCACCCACGTCCAGCTCGGCGTCGAGGTCTGCCGTCGGCATGGCGAGTCGGCCGCGGTGCTCAACTGCATCGAGGCGCACCACGACGACGTCCCGCACGACAGCAGCGAGTCTGTGCTGGTGCAAGCGTCGGACTCGGTCAGTGGTTCGCGACCCGGCGCCCGGCGCGAGGCGTTCGAGACCTATGTCAAGCGGCTCACCAAGCTCGAGGAGATTGCGGGCGGCTATCCCGGCGTCGAGAAGACCACGGTGATCCAAGCTGGGCGTGAAGTGCGCGTGATCGTCCAGCCCGAGAAGATCGACGATGCCGCGGCGCAACTCCTCTCGGAGACCATCGCACGGCGCATCGAACAGGAACTCCAATACCCCGGACAAATTCGCGTGACTGTCATTCGTGAGACCCGGGCCACGGACGTGGCCAAGTGA
- a CDS encoding bifunctional 5,10-methylenetetrahydrofolate dehydrogenase/5,10-methenyltetrahydrofolate cyclohydrolase, translating to MSARLLDGVAMAATIRGEVAARVAELRRGGIIPGLVVVLVGENPASQIYVRSKGKACLEAGMHSETIVLPLETTEAELFATIDRLNADPTIHGMLIQLPLPPHIDTDKVLRHIDPAKDVDGFHPVNVGRLVLGDPGALKPATPSGIQQMLIRSGIETKGAHAVIVGRSTIVGRPMANLLIQSGVGGDATVTVAHSRSRDLPGICRSADILVVAIGRAEFVTADMVKPGATIIDVGINRVDDASRPRGYRVAGDVDFGPVSEVAGAITPVPGGVGPMTIAMLLSNTLQAATAAPLAW from the coding sequence GTGAGCGCCCGCCTCCTCGACGGCGTGGCGATGGCCGCCACCATTCGCGGCGAAGTCGCGGCGCGTGTTGCCGAACTGCGCCGGGGCGGGATCATCCCCGGCCTGGTCGTGGTGCTTGTCGGCGAAAATCCCGCCTCGCAGATCTATGTCCGCTCCAAGGGGAAGGCCTGTCTCGAGGCCGGCATGCATTCGGAGACGATCGTCTTGCCGCTCGAGACGACCGAGGCGGAGCTCTTCGCGACGATCGATCGCCTCAATGCCGACCCGACCATTCACGGCATGCTGATTCAGTTGCCGCTCCCGCCGCACATTGACACCGACAAGGTCCTGCGACACATCGACCCCGCCAAGGACGTCGACGGCTTCCATCCCGTCAACGTCGGACGCCTGGTGCTCGGCGATCCCGGCGCGCTCAAGCCGGCGACCCCCTCGGGCATCCAGCAGATGCTGATCCGCAGTGGCATCGAGACGAAGGGCGCGCATGCGGTGATCGTCGGTCGGTCCACGATCGTCGGCCGCCCGATGGCCAACCTGCTGATCCAGTCCGGTGTCGGTGGTGACGCGACGGTCACGGTCGCCCACTCGCGCAGCCGCGACCTTCCCGGCATCTGCCGGAGCGCCGACATTCTGGTCGTCGCGATTGGGCGCGCCGAGTTCGTCACCGCCGACATGGTGAAGCCGGGCGCGACGATCATCGACGTCGGCATCAATCGCGTCGACGATGCCTCGCGCCCGCGCGGCTACCGCGTCGCCGGCGACGTCGATTTCGGGCCAGTGTCGGAAGTGGCCGGAGCAATCACCCCGGTGCCCGGCGGCGTCGGGCCGATGACCATCGCGATGCTGCTCTCCAACACGCTGCAGGCGGCCACCGCCGCGCCGCTCGCCTGGTGA
- a CDS encoding cell division protein ZapA produces MSEAPKQSVRVVVGGEELVVRSELPAEYTRDVAAYLDDKLRGIRAMLPTLEAHKAAILAGLAVTDELFRARRTDGEVAGRIAALADDLTRLLPPAKRGPRGGATE; encoded by the coding sequence GTGAGCGAGGCCCCCAAGCAGTCGGTGCGCGTGGTGGTCGGCGGTGAGGAGCTGGTGGTGCGCTCCGAGTTGCCCGCCGAATACACCCGCGACGTCGCCGCCTATCTCGATGACAAGCTGCGTGGCATTCGGGCGATGCTGCCCACCCTGGAGGCCCACAAGGCCGCCATCCTTGCCGGACTCGCCGTGACCGACGAGCTCTTTCGTGCCCGTCGCACCGACGGGGAAGTGGCCGGCCGCATCGCGGCGCTGGCCGATGACCTGACGCGTCTCCTGCCGCCTGCCAAGCGCGGCCCCCGTGGGGGCGCGACCGAGTGA
- the xseA gene encoding exodeoxyribonuclease VII large subunit: MSTPDEAWSVSRLARAIKRQVEEGMEPVWVRGELVGVKRYPSGHWYFGLRDEAAKVDCTLWKGVASRLTGPLEEGQEVFALGTANVWEERTALRFNVTRIVTAAGLGAAAQQVERTKQALLKDGLLDPARKRPLPRFPLRIAVITSIAGAAVHDIITVATRRWPGVELFVVNSAVQGEAAPGELVAALATVGRLDAIDCCIIGRGGGAREDLAAFNDEAVCRAIAACPVPVISAVGHEVDVTLADLVADLRAATPSQAAEFALPDRREVQARLNGLGAVLAAQGMGHVTAAQQRLDRTRDRMGSALLDQLRSAERRLLHVRGRLPLALERHARVPRERLATLQARLAPAMERRVARERARVGRVAGQLDALSPLAVLGRGYAMARDADGRVLRRQADLPPGTRFTLTVADGPVAARVEDT; this comes from the coding sequence GTGAGCACGCCGGACGAGGCCTGGTCGGTCTCGCGACTCGCGCGCGCCATCAAGCGCCAGGTCGAGGAGGGGATGGAGCCGGTGTGGGTGCGCGGTGAACTCGTCGGCGTGAAGCGCTACCCGAGCGGCCACTGGTACTTCGGCCTCCGCGACGAAGCGGCGAAGGTCGACTGCACGCTCTGGAAAGGTGTTGCTTCGCGATTGACCGGCCCGCTCGAAGAAGGGCAGGAGGTCTTCGCGCTCGGCACGGCGAACGTCTGGGAGGAGCGTACCGCGCTTCGCTTCAACGTGACGCGCATCGTGACGGCGGCCGGCCTTGGCGCCGCGGCGCAGCAGGTCGAACGCACCAAGCAGGCTCTCCTCAAGGACGGCCTCCTCGACCCGGCACGGAAGCGGCCGCTGCCACGTTTTCCGCTCCGGATCGCGGTCATCACGTCGATCGCGGGCGCCGCAGTGCACGACATCATCACGGTGGCGACGCGGCGCTGGCCCGGCGTCGAGCTCTTCGTCGTGAACAGCGCGGTGCAGGGCGAGGCCGCACCCGGGGAGCTTGTCGCCGCGCTGGCGACCGTCGGGCGCCTCGACGCGATCGACTGTTGCATCATCGGTCGAGGCGGCGGGGCGCGCGAGGATCTCGCCGCCTTCAACGACGAGGCCGTCTGCCGCGCGATCGCCGCGTGCCCGGTCCCGGTGATTTCCGCCGTGGGGCACGAGGTCGATGTCACGCTGGCCGACCTGGTCGCCGACCTCCGCGCCGCCACACCCTCGCAGGCCGCGGAATTCGCGCTGCCCGATCGTCGTGAGGTGCAGGCCCGGCTCAATGGGCTCGGCGCGGTGCTCGCCGCCCAGGGGATGGGCCACGTCACCGCCGCGCAGCAACGACTCGATCGCACTCGGGACAGGATGGGCAGTGCGCTGCTCGATCAGCTGCGGAGTGCCGAGCGCCGGCTGTTGCACGTACGAGGTCGGCTGCCACTCGCGCTCGAGCGTCACGCCCGGGTGCCGCGCGAGCGGCTTGCGACGCTGCAGGCTCGGTTGGCGCCCGCGATGGAACGCCGCGTGGCCCGGGAGCGGGCGCGGGTCGGCCGCGTGGCCGGACAACTCGACGCCCTCTCGCCGCTGGCGGTGCTCGGCCGCGGCTATGCGATGGCACGCGACGCGGATGGGCGGGTACTACGTCGCCAAGCCGATCTCCCGCCCGGGACCCGATTCACCCTGACTGTTGCCGACGGCCCAGTGGCCGCCCGCGTGGAGGATACATGA
- the pheS gene encoding phenylalanine--tRNA ligase subunit alpha: MPTRLRSWPKWRRRTRRPEPPCIALRPRGRPSLHGRPRCRFPPPSSSGVVVSESPDHPSLAPLRARLAAIPTLAADALEAEATALLGRKAGEVTALLKGLAALPLEEKRAVGGALNRLKVELEAAVDARRAELAAATASLATRDVDLTMPGRAQWPGTLHPVTVVVDEIVEIFRGLGFSVALGPEAEDEQHNFGMLNFPPDHPAMDMHDTLYLDPEGAPRPVGERMLLRTHTSPVQIRVMQDGPPPYRVVIPGIVYRNDPFDPSHAPAFSQIEGLAVDEGITFVDLKATLTHFAQRFLGPDTRVRFRPSFFPFTEPSAEMDVGCRLCDGAGCAACKGTGWMEILGCGMVHENVLRGVGLDPERWTGFAFGMGPQRIAMQRYGLPDIRLLYGGDMRVLSQFGGIGR; this comes from the coding sequence ATGCCGACGCGTTTGCGAAGCTGGCCGAAATGGCGAAGGCGCACCAGGCGGCCTGAGCCGCCCTGCATCGCACTTCGCCCGCGGGGCCGGCCGTCGCTGCACGGGCGGCCCCGCTGTCGCTTTCCGCCGCCATCGTCGTCCGGAGTCGTCGTGTCCGAGTCGCCTGATCATCCGTCGCTCGCGCCCCTTCGGGCGCGGCTTGCCGCCATCCCCACGCTCGCCGCCGACGCCCTCGAGGCCGAAGCGACCGCCCTGCTCGGCCGCAAGGCGGGCGAGGTCACCGCGCTCCTGAAGGGGCTCGCCGCGCTTCCCCTCGAAGAGAAGCGTGCGGTGGGTGGCGCCCTCAATCGCCTCAAGGTGGAGCTCGAAGCCGCCGTCGACGCGCGCCGTGCCGAGCTCGCCGCTGCCACCGCGTCGCTCGCCACGCGCGATGTCGACCTGACCATGCCCGGCCGCGCGCAGTGGCCGGGCACGCTGCATCCGGTGACCGTCGTGGTCGACGAGATCGTCGAGATCTTCCGCGGACTGGGCTTCTCCGTGGCACTCGGCCCCGAGGCCGAGGACGAGCAGCACAACTTCGGGATGCTGAACTTCCCGCCCGATCACCCGGCGATGGACATGCACGACACGCTCTACCTCGATCCCGAGGGCGCGCCGCGCCCGGTGGGCGAGCGGATGCTGTTGCGCACCCACACCTCGCCGGTGCAGATCCGCGTGATGCAGGATGGCCCGCCGCCCTATCGTGTGGTGATCCCCGGCATCGTCTATCGCAACGACCCGTTCGATCCGTCGCACGCACCGGCCTTCTCGCAGATCGAAGGGCTCGCCGTCGACGAGGGGATCACGTTCGTCGACCTCAAGGCGACGCTGACGCACTTCGCGCAGCGCTTCCTCGGGCCCGACACGCGCGTCCGCTTCCGGCCGTCGTTCTTCCCGTTCACGGAACCGTCGGCCGAGATGGATGTCGGTTGCAGGCTTTGCGACGGCGCCGGCTGCGCCGCGTGCAAGGGGACCGGCTGGATGGAGATCCTCGGCTGCGGCATGGTGCACGAGAACGTGCTGCGCGGCGTCGGCCTCGACCCCGAGCGCTGGACCGGCTTCGCCTTCGGGATGGGACCGCAGCGCATTGCCATGCAGCGCTACGGCCTCCCCGACATCCGCCTGCTCTACGGCGGAGACATGCGCGTCCTCTCGCAGTTCGGGGGGATCGGCCGATGA
- a CDS encoding polyprenyl synthetase family protein: protein MAEQADATARRVLEEARRLIDARLEVWAERMARAVPGRLGEALAYALRSPGKRVRPALLLSAARAVGGDAMAVLEVATAVEIVHTYSLVHDDLPCMDDDAMRRGRPTTHCAFDVGTATRVGFLLVPVAAEALAEAAESLALGAEARRALAEELFEAGGIRGMVGGQWLDLEAENRQLDLPGLMAVHRGKTGALIRSAVVLGGIAAGGTPSQLDALRRFGEEIGLAFQVADDVLDATATSEALGKTAGRDAELAKSTYVGLIGVDGARAEAARHQAQAITALAEAGLPTETLGALARYIVSRAS from the coding sequence ATGGCTGAGCAGGCCGACGCCACCGCGCGGCGCGTGCTCGAGGAGGCACGGCGCCTGATTGATGCGCGCCTGGAGGTCTGGGCGGAGCGGATGGCCCGCGCGGTGCCTGGCCGGCTCGGCGAGGCGCTTGCGTACGCCCTCCGCAGCCCCGGGAAGCGTGTCCGACCGGCGTTGCTCCTCAGCGCCGCGCGCGCGGTCGGGGGCGACGCGATGGCGGTGCTCGAGGTCGCCACCGCCGTCGAAATCGTCCATACCTACTCGCTGGTCCACGACGACCTCCCCTGCATGGATGATGACGCCATGCGTCGGGGCCGGCCGACGACGCACTGTGCCTTCGATGTGGGAACGGCCACTCGCGTGGGCTTCCTGCTCGTACCGGTGGCGGCAGAGGCGTTGGCGGAGGCGGCCGAGTCCCTCGCGCTGGGTGCCGAGGCACGCCGGGCGCTCGCCGAGGAGTTGTTCGAGGCAGGCGGCATCCGCGGGATGGTCGGCGGGCAGTGGCTCGACCTGGAGGCGGAAAACCGCCAGTTGGACCTCCCGGGGCTGATGGCGGTACACCGAGGGAAGACCGGGGCACTCATCCGGTCGGCCGTGGTTCTCGGCGGGATCGCGGCCGGGGGTACACCCTCCCAGCTGGACGCCTTGCGCCGCTTTGGCGAGGAGATCGGGCTCGCCTTCCAGGTGGCCGATGACGTCCTCGATGCCACCGCGACCTCCGAGGCGCTGGGGAAGACCGCCGGGCGCGACGCCGAGCTGGCCAAGTCGACCTATGTGGGATTGATCGGGGTCGACGGCGCACGGGCAGAGGCGGCCCGGCACCAGGCCCAGGCGATCACCGCCCTCGCCGAGGCAGGGCTGCCGACCGAGACCCTCGGTGCGCTCGCGCGGTATATTGTGTCAAGAGCATCCTGA
- a CDS encoding 1-deoxy-D-xylulose-5-phosphate synthase, which translates to MSLLAQIQGPADLKKLSREQLPQLAQEIRDRLIECCSITGGHIGASLGVVELTIALLYEFDSPTDKVVWDVGHQTYSWKLLTGRNDSFPTLRTKGGVSGFLKRDESPHDQFGAGHAGTAMSAALGMATARDLNGLDYKVVAVVGDGAMTCGLSYEGLNNAGHSDRDIILIVNDNGMSISPNVGGISKMLGGIVADPRTNRLRDQIKKLTLKLGGVFGDGVVEFAKNIEESAKNLFSEGMLFEELGFRYFGPIDGHDLDKLTETLAFVRKLEGPRVVHVLTEKGKGFSFAEANREKWHGLAAYDPITGEARKKASGPPTWTQIFGDTLVALGNEHPELAVITAAMPSGTGTNIFEKAHPTRFFDVGIAEGHAVTFAGGLATQGIRPVVAIYSTFLQRAYDNIIHDIAVQHLPVIFAMDRAGLVGEDGQTHMGLYDIPYMLAVPGLTVMAPKDADELVGLMRTALTLDGPSCLRYPRDKAPTDPNPVASVPAVPYGTWELLTPGRDVAILGVGTMALPGQEAAELLRAQGIEAAAVNARFIKPVDEAMIEELARNCRLFVTVEEGSVVNGFGAMLAERMQRTHPEVRVIAIGIADELILQAPRTEQLEAYDLTATGIARRTTEALRTALVR; encoded by the coding sequence GTGTCACTTCTCGCCCAGATTCAGGGCCCTGCCGATCTCAAGAAGCTCTCGCGTGAGCAGCTGCCCCAGCTGGCGCAGGAGATTCGGGATCGCCTCATCGAATGCTGTTCGATCACCGGGGGCCACATCGGCGCCTCCCTCGGCGTCGTCGAGCTGACCATTGCCCTCCTCTACGAGTTCGACTCCCCGACCGACAAGGTCGTCTGGGACGTCGGGCATCAGACGTACTCGTGGAAGCTGCTCACCGGGCGGAACGATTCCTTCCCGACGCTCCGCACCAAGGGCGGTGTCTCGGGGTTCCTGAAGCGTGACGAGAGCCCGCACGACCAGTTCGGCGCAGGGCATGCAGGGACCGCGATGTCGGCGGCCCTCGGCATGGCCACCGCGCGCGATCTGAACGGCCTCGACTACAAGGTCGTCGCCGTCGTCGGTGACGGGGCGATGACCTGCGGCCTCTCCTACGAAGGATTGAACAACGCCGGGCACTCCGATCGCGACATCATCCTGATCGTCAACGACAACGGGATGAGCATCTCGCCCAACGTCGGCGGGATCTCGAAGATGCTGGGCGGCATCGTCGCCGATCCGCGCACGAATCGGCTCCGCGACCAGATCAAGAAGCTGACGCTCAAGCTCGGCGGCGTCTTCGGCGACGGCGTGGTCGAGTTCGCCAAGAACATCGAGGAATCCGCCAAGAATCTCTTCTCCGAAGGGATGCTCTTCGAGGAACTCGGTTTCCGCTATTTCGGCCCGATCGACGGCCACGATCTCGACAAGCTCACCGAAACGCTAGCCTTCGTGCGCAAGCTCGAGGGGCCCCGCGTCGTGCACGTGCTGACGGAGAAGGGGAAGGGCTTCTCCTTCGCTGAAGCGAATCGCGAGAAGTGGCATGGGCTGGCTGCTTACGACCCGATCACGGGTGAGGCGCGCAAGAAGGCGTCGGGGCCGCCGACCTGGACGCAGATCTTCGGTGACACGCTCGTCGCGCTCGGCAACGAGCATCCGGAACTCGCGGTGATCACCGCGGCGATGCCGAGCGGCACCGGGACGAACATCTTCGAGAAGGCGCATCCGACCCGCTTCTTCGATGTCGGCATCGCCGAGGGGCACGCGGTGACCTTCGCCGGCGGCTTGGCGACGCAGGGGATCCGACCGGTCGTCGCGATCTACTCGACGTTCCTCCAGCGCGCCTACGACAACATCATCCACGATATCGCCGTGCAGCATCTTCCGGTGATCTTCGCGATGGACCGCGCGGGGCTGGTGGGTGAGGACGGCCAGACGCACATGGGGCTGTATGACATCCCCTACATGCTGGCGGTTCCTGGGCTGACCGTGATGGCGCCGAAGGATGCCGACGAACTGGTCGGCCTGATGCGCACGGCGCTCACGCTGGATGGCCCGTCCTGCCTGCGCTATCCGCGCGACAAGGCACCGACCGATCCGAATCCGGTGGCGTCGGTGCCCGCCGTCCCCTACGGAACGTGGGAACTGCTCACCCCGGGCCGCGACGTCGCCATTCTCGGCGTCGGGACCATGGCACTGCCGGGGCAGGAAGCGGCCGAACTCCTCCGGGCCCAGGGCATCGAGGCCGCTGCGGTCAACGCCCGCTTCATCAAGCCGGTGGACGAGGCGATGATCGAGGAGCTGGCGCGCAATTGCCGACTCTTCGTGACCGTCGAGGAGGGGAGTGTCGTGAACGGGTTCGGCGCGATGCTCGCCGAGCGGATGCAGCGCACCCACCCCGAGGTGCGGGTGATTGCGATCGGCATCGCCGACGAACTGATCCTGCAGGCGCCGCGCACCGAGCAGCTCGAGGCCTACGATCTCACCGCGACGGGCATCGCCCGGCGCACCACCGAGGCACTGCGCACCGCTCTGGTGCGCTGA